A region from the Methylocystis iwaonis genome encodes:
- the recO gene encoding DNA repair protein RecO, translating to MEWQDEGLVIGARKHGETSVILELMTRAHGRHLGVVRGGRSKAMRPVLQPGNLVASTWRARLEDHMGAYAVEPLALRAARYLDRAAALHGVTMLAALLRLLPERDPHEALFDMAEAIAVRLDSPNAAAPLMAQFELALLGALGFGLDLERCAVTGTRDDLAYVSPKTGRAVNREAGAPWRDRLLPYPRFLQEETEYAAPEEIADAFRLTGYFLTRDVLAPRGAALPASRALYVAALG from the coding sequence ATGGAATGGCAGGACGAAGGCCTCGTCATTGGCGCCAGAAAACATGGCGAGACCTCGGTCATCCTGGAGCTGATGACGCGCGCCCATGGCCGCCATCTCGGCGTCGTGCGCGGCGGGCGCTCCAAGGCGATGCGGCCCGTTCTGCAACCGGGGAATCTCGTCGCCTCCACATGGCGGGCGCGGTTGGAAGACCATATGGGCGCCTATGCCGTGGAGCCGCTCGCCTTGCGCGCCGCGCGCTATCTCGATCGCGCCGCGGCCCTGCACGGCGTGACGATGCTTGCGGCGTTGCTGCGCCTTCTGCCGGAACGCGATCCGCATGAGGCCTTGTTCGACATGGCAGAAGCCATCGCTGTGCGACTTGATTCGCCCAACGCCGCCGCGCCGCTGATGGCGCAATTCGAGCTCGCGTTGCTCGGCGCCTTGGGATTTGGCCTCGATCTGGAACGCTGCGCCGTCACCGGAACGCGCGATGATCTCGCCTATGTGTCGCCGAAAACTGGCCGCGCGGTGAACCGGGAGGCCGGCGCGCCATGGCGCGATCGGCTGTTGCCCTATCCACGCTTCTTGCAGGAAGAAACCGAATACGCGGCCCCCGAAGAGATCGCCGACGCCTTCCGTTTGACGGGCTATTTTCTGACGCGCGACGTGCTCGCGCCGCGCGGCGCGGCTCTGCCGGCCTCGCGCGCGCTTTATGTCGCTGCCTTGGGGTAG
- a CDS encoding Na+/H+ antiporter gives MTHAPFTILLALLIAALLLSLVAKHLRMPPAAAYVIGGMALALTPAKPPFTIDPEFILTLFLPPLLQASAYFTVWRDFKANLRPILMLAIGAVIFTTLVVGLVVHALLPELPLAAGFCLGAIVSPPDAVAAKAVLQRVPVPPRLVTILEGESLVNDASGLMLYRLAAAAALTGVFDWSDAAIMFGRLSAGGVAVGLVAGLFANGAMSRLRDTQLLILASFLISWATYVGAEALHVSGVLAVVTAGLLMGWAQHAILDAQSRIEMQTVWRAAVFVMEAMVFILIGLALRKVVEGLGGVNAAAASAVVNALIVTAAVIGARFVWVFPATYLPRLAPAVRNYDPCPSVSVPIVVGWAGMRGVVSLAAALALPADFPGRDFIVLATFVVIAVTVLLQGATLGPLVDWLKPTARPPGAVAHLDDHAAREKVYQAAILVVAAEVDGDGKERHPMLLEEYRRRVTILQRAQREGDALIETKRAHFAMALAAVGGARAELLRLHRAGDIHDATLHAIEAELDLEESRLQRLSGEAAPAH, from the coding sequence ATGACCCACGCCCCTTTCACGATCCTTCTCGCGCTGCTCATTGCCGCGCTGCTTTTGTCGCTTGTCGCCAAGCATCTGAGGATGCCGCCCGCCGCCGCCTATGTCATCGGCGGCATGGCGCTGGCGCTCACCCCCGCCAAGCCGCCCTTCACGATCGACCCGGAATTCATCCTGACGCTCTTTCTGCCGCCGCTGCTGCAGGCGAGCGCCTATTTCACCGTCTGGCGCGATTTCAAAGCCAATCTGAGGCCGATTCTGATGCTCGCCATCGGCGCGGTGATCTTCACCACGCTCGTCGTCGGCCTCGTCGTGCATGCGTTGCTGCCAGAGCTGCCGCTCGCGGCCGGCTTTTGCCTGGGCGCCATCGTCTCGCCGCCCGACGCCGTCGCCGCCAAAGCTGTTTTGCAGCGCGTCCCGGTCCCGCCGCGGCTCGTGACGATTCTCGAAGGCGAGAGTCTCGTCAACGACGCCTCCGGCCTGATGCTCTACCGCCTGGCGGCGGCCGCTGCGCTCACCGGCGTCTTCGACTGGTCGGACGCCGCGATCATGTTCGGCCGCCTGTCGGCGGGGGGCGTCGCCGTCGGCCTCGTCGCGGGCCTCTTCGCCAACGGCGCCATGTCGCGCCTGCGCGACACGCAGCTCCTCATTCTCGCAAGCTTCCTCATCTCTTGGGCGACCTACGTCGGCGCCGAGGCGCTGCATGTCTCCGGCGTATTGGCCGTGGTGACGGCCGGACTCCTGATGGGCTGGGCCCAGCACGCTATTCTCGATGCGCAAAGCCGCATCGAGATGCAGACGGTCTGGCGCGCCGCCGTCTTCGTCATGGAGGCGATGGTGTTCATCCTGATCGGGCTGGCGCTGCGCAAGGTCGTCGAAGGACTCGGCGGCGTCAATGCGGCCGCCGCCTCGGCCGTTGTCAACGCGTTGATCGTCACCGCCGCCGTCATCGGCGCGCGCTTTGTCTGGGTGTTCCCCGCCACTTATCTGCCGCGCCTCGCGCCCGCCGTGCGCAATTATGACCCCTGCCCGTCCGTCTCCGTCCCTATCGTCGTCGGCTGGGCGGGCATGCGCGGCGTCGTGAGCCTCGCCGCGGCGCTCGCTTTGCCGGCCGATTTTCCCGGCCGTGATTTCATCGTGTTGGCGACCTTCGTCGTCATCGCCGTCACCGTGCTTTTGCAAGGCGCAACGCTCGGCCCACTCGTCGATTGGCTGAAGCCGACCGCCCGTCCCCCCGGCGCGGTCGCGCATCTCGACGACCATGCGGCGCGCGAGAAGGTCTATCAGGCGGCGATTCTCGTGGTTGCCGCCGAAGTCGATGGGGACGGCAAGGAACGGCATCCCATGCTGCTCGAGGAGTACCGGCGCCGCGTGACGATCCTCCAGCGCGCCCAGCGCGAGGGCGACGCGCTGATTGAAACCAAGCGCGCCCATTTCGCCATGGCGCTCGCCGCCGTCGGCGGCGCGCGCGCGGAGCTGCTGCGCCTGCATCGCGCCGGAGACATCCACGACGCGACGCTGCACGCGATCGAAGCGGAGCTCGATCTGGAAGAGTCGCGGTTGCAACGCCTCTCCGGCGAGGCCGCGCCGGCGCATTGA
- a CDS encoding DUF1737 domain-containing protein, with the protein MAKKSKTLTVYRYLTGPDDAAFCHRVTEALSRGWQLHGGPTLTFDTAQNRVICGQAVIKDVEGVEYSPEMKLSEQ; encoded by the coding sequence ATGGCCAAGAAATCGAAAACGCTGACCGTCTACCGCTATCTCACCGGCCCCGATGACGCGGCCTTCTGCCACCGCGTGACGGAGGCGCTGAGCAGAGGCTGGCAACTGCACGGTGGGCCGACGTTGACCTTCGACACAGCGCAGAATCGCGTGATCTGCGGTCAGGCGGTGATCAAGGACGTCGAGGGCGTGGAATACAGCCCGGAGATGAAGCTCTCGGAGCAGTGA
- the rpe gene encoding ribulose-phosphate 3-epimerase: MTDTIIAPSILSADFARLGEETRAMEAAGADWIHLDVMDGHFVPNITFGPAVVAALRPHTKLPLDVHLMISPIDPYIGAFADAGADIITVHAEGGPHLHRSLQAIRARGKKAGVSLNPATHESALQYVLDDIDLILVMSVNPGFGGQSFIPAQLAKIRAIREMIGPRPIRLEVDGGVTPETAPAIVEAGADALVAGSAAFRGGPSQYAGNIGALRAAAASAGAVSV; this comes from the coding sequence ATGACCGACACCATCATCGCCCCCTCCATCCTTTCCGCCGACTTCGCCAGGCTCGGCGAGGAAACCCGCGCCATGGAGGCTGCTGGCGCGGACTGGATTCACCTCGACGTGATGGACGGGCATTTCGTGCCCAACATCACCTTCGGCCCCGCCGTCGTCGCGGCGCTGCGCCCGCACACCAAGCTGCCGCTCGACGTGCATCTGATGATCTCGCCCATCGACCCCTATATCGGCGCCTTCGCCGACGCCGGCGCCGACATCATCACGGTCCATGCGGAAGGCGGCCCGCATCTGCATCGCTCGCTGCAGGCCATACGCGCGCGCGGCAAGAAGGCGGGGGTCTCGCTCAATCCGGCGACGCATGAGAGCGCGCTGCAATATGTGCTCGACGACATCGACCTCATCCTCGTCATGAGCGTCAACCCGGGCTTCGGCGGCCAGAGTTTTATTCCCGCCCAGCTCGCCAAAATCCGCGCCATCCGAGAGATGATCGGCCCCCGCCCCATCCGCCTCGAAGTCGACGGCGGCGTGACGCCCGAGACCGCCCCCGCCATCGTCGAAGCCGGCGCCGACGCGCTGGTGGCGGGCTCCGCGGCTTTCCGCGGCGGGCCCTCCCAATATGCCGGCAATATCGGGGCGCTGCGCGCCGCTGCGGCGAGCGCCGGGGCCGTATCGGTCTAG
- the lepB gene encoding signal peptidase I yields MAQKQEEGGLLETVKVIVQALAIALVIRTLLFQPFNIPSGSMIPTLLIGDYVFVSKYAYGYSNYSMPFGPNVFSGRILASPPKRGDVAVFKLPRDNETDYIKRVIGMPGDRIQMIEGRLYINGVVVPREKIDKARTENRDGQEVPVATYRETLPGDAEHAGVEHTIIEIEGDHGINDNTELFVVPPDHYFMMGDNRDNSTDSRIAPELGGVGYVPFVNLVGRAEVIFFSVKKDESALAFWRWPWSVRWDRLFKPAH; encoded by the coding sequence ATGGCCCAGAAACAGGAAGAGGGCGGACTTCTGGAGACCGTCAAGGTCATCGTCCAGGCTCTGGCCATTGCGCTCGTCATTCGCACGCTGCTGTTCCAGCCGTTCAACATCCCCTCGGGGTCGATGATCCCGACGCTGCTCATCGGCGATTACGTCTTCGTCTCCAAATACGCCTATGGCTATTCGAACTATTCCATGCCTTTCGGGCCGAATGTATTCTCCGGCCGCATTCTCGCCTCGCCGCCCAAGCGCGGCGACGTCGCGGTCTTCAAGCTGCCGCGCGACAATGAGACGGACTATATCAAGCGCGTGATCGGCATGCCCGGCGACCGCATCCAGATGATCGAGGGCCGCCTCTACATCAACGGCGTCGTCGTGCCGCGCGAGAAAATCGATAAGGCGCGGACCGAAAATCGCGACGGGCAGGAGGTTCCGGTCGCGACCTATCGCGAGACGCTGCCGGGCGACGCCGAACATGCCGGGGTCGAGCACACGATCATCGAGATCGAGGGCGACCACGGCATCAACGACAACACCGAGCTTTTTGTCGTGCCGCCGGACCATTACTTCATGATGGGCGATAACCGCGACAACTCTACCGACTCGCGCATTGCGCCGGAGCTTGGCGGCGTCGGCTATGTGCCCTTCGTCAATCTGGTCGGCCGGGCCGAGGTCATTTTCTTCTCCGTGAAGAAGGACGAATCCGCGCTCGCCTTCTGGCGCTGGCCTTGGTCGGTGCGCTGGGATCGGCTCTTCAAGCCGGCGCATTGA
- the era gene encoding GTPase Era — translation MTDTNATEQEQETRCGFAALVGAPNAGKSTLLNQLVGAKVSIVSRKAQTTRALVRGIAIDGPAQIVLVDTPGIFKPKRKLDRAMVASALSGVADADVVALLVDARRGLDEEVEAILTQLAQAKAPKILVLNKVDVVAREKLLALTAKLNERGKFEETFMVSALTGDGVQDLLHALAKRMKPGPWLYPEDQLSDAPLRLLAAEITREQIYERLHDELPYQSTVETDIWTNQKDGSARIEQTIYVAREGQKRIVIGEGGKTIKAIGAAARREIAEAAEQPVHLFLFVKVRENWAEDPERYREMRLDYPKGE, via the coding sequence TTGACCGACACCAACGCCACGGAACAGGAACAGGAAACGCGCTGCGGCTTTGCGGCGCTGGTCGGCGCGCCCAACGCCGGCAAGTCGACGCTGCTCAATCAGCTCGTCGGCGCCAAGGTCTCCATCGTCTCGCGCAAGGCGCAGACGACGCGGGCGCTGGTGCGCGGCATCGCCATCGACGGGCCGGCGCAGATCGTGCTCGTCGACACGCCCGGCATCTTCAAGCCCAAGCGCAAGCTCGATCGCGCCATGGTCGCGAGCGCGCTTTCCGGCGTCGCGGACGCCGATGTGGTGGCGCTGCTCGTCGACGCCCGCAGAGGCCTCGACGAGGAGGTCGAGGCGATCCTGACGCAGCTCGCGCAAGCGAAGGCGCCCAAGATTTTGGTGCTCAACAAGGTCGACGTCGTCGCGCGCGAGAAGCTGCTGGCGCTCACTGCGAAACTCAACGAACGGGGCAAATTCGAGGAGACCTTCATGGTCTCGGCGCTCACCGGCGATGGCGTCCAGGATCTGCTGCACGCCTTGGCGAAGCGCATGAAGCCGGGGCCCTGGCTCTATCCGGAAGACCAGCTCTCCGACGCGCCGCTGCGGCTGCTGGCCGCCGAGATCACGCGCGAGCAGATTTACGAGCGGCTGCACGACGAATTGCCGTACCAGTCCACGGTCGAGACCGATATTTGGACGAACCAGAAGGATGGCTCGGCGCGCATCGAGCAGACAATCTATGTCGCGCGCGAAGGTCAGAAACGTATCGTGATCGGCGAAGGCGGCAAGACGATCAAGGCGATCGGCGCCGCGGCGCGGCGCGAAATTGCGGAAGCCGCCGAGCAGCCCGTGCATCTCTTCCTCTTCGTGAAGGTGCGCGAGAATTGGGCGGAGGACCCCGAACGCTATCGCGAAATGCGGCTCGATTATCCGAAAGGCGAATAA
- a CDS encoding phosphoribulokinase — protein MSVKHPIISITGSSGAGTSSVKATFEQIFRRERIEVAYVEGDSFHRYPRDVMKAKMAEAQAKGNPHFSHFGSDANLLPELENLFREYGETGSGRYRHYAHDENEAAQLAVPPGQFTDWQELPPNTDILFYEGLHGAVVTDEVNVARYADLKIGVVPVINLEWTQKLHRDRNSRGYTTEAVTETILRRMHDYVHYICPQFSETDINFQRAPTVDTSNPFVARSIPTPDESIVVIRFREPRGVDFPYLVTMIAGSWMSRANSIVIPGNKLDLAMQLILTPRILELVKRRKSAT, from the coding sequence ATGTCGGTCAAACACCCTATCATCTCGATCACCGGCTCGTCCGGGGCGGGCACGAGTTCGGTCAAGGCGACCTTCGAGCAGATTTTCCGCCGTGAGCGCATCGAGGTCGCCTATGTCGAAGGCGACAGCTTCCATCGCTACCCCCGCGACGTGATGAAAGCCAAAATGGCCGAGGCGCAGGCCAAGGGCAATCCGCATTTCAGCCATTTCGGCTCCGACGCCAATCTCCTCCCGGAGCTGGAGAACCTTTTCCGCGAATATGGCGAGACAGGCTCTGGCCGCTACCGCCACTACGCCCATGACGAGAACGAGGCTGCCCAGCTCGCCGTGCCGCCCGGGCAGTTCACCGATTGGCAGGAGCTGCCCCCCAATACGGACATCCTCTTCTATGAGGGGCTGCATGGCGCGGTGGTGACCGACGAGGTCAATGTCGCCCGCTACGCCGATCTCAAGATCGGCGTCGTGCCGGTCATTAACCTCGAATGGACCCAGAAGCTCCACCGCGACCGCAATTCGCGCGGCTACACCACCGAGGCCGTGACCGAGACCATCCTGCGCCGCATGCACGATTATGTGCATTACATCTGCCCGCAGTTCTCGGAGACCGACATCAACTTCCAGCGGGCGCCGACGGTCGACACATCCAACCCCTTCGTCGCGCGCTCAATACCCACGCCCGACGAATCGATCGTCGTGATCCGCTTCCGCGAGCCGCGCGGGGTGGACTTTCCCTATCTCGTGACGATGATCGCCGGGAGCTGGATGTCGCGCGCCAATTCGATCGTCATTCCCGGCAATAAGCTCGATCTCGCGATGCAGCTCATCCTCACGCCGAGGATCCTCGAACTCGTGAAGCGCCGTAAGAGCGCGACCTGA
- the tkt gene encoding transketolase: protein MSKALELDARSCANAIRALAMDAVEKAKSGHPGMPMGMADVATVLFQRFMKFDASRPDWPDRDRFVLSAGHGSMLLYALHYLLGYPGMTKADLENFRQFGAPTAGHPEYGHAPGVETTTGPLGQGLATAVGMAIAERLTAARFGDDLVDHNTYVIAGDGCLMEGLSHEAIDLAGHLKLSRMIVFWDDNSISIDGPTDLSTSTDQCARFAAAGWHTQRVDGHDMEAVAKAIEIAKADPRPSMIACRTVIGYGAPGKQGKESVHGAPLGATEVAAARETLLWPHTPFDVPEPILSAWRAAGQRGASARAAWEKRLAASPKGRALETFLSNDVAAEIAGPLAAFRATLAAEKPKVATRKSSEMTLGVINEATAATIGGSADLTHSNFTLTKGMGSVRPGDFSGRYLHYGVREFGMSAAMNGIALHGGFVPYGGTFLVFSDYARGGIRLSALMGLRVIYVLTHDSIGLGEDGPTHQPIEHLASLRAMPNLLVFRPADAIETAESWELAIAQKATPSVLSLSRQNLPTLDRPVSENLSAKGAYVLREPEGGRDVTILATGSEVEIALAGADALAAKGIKAAVVSMPCWELFEAQSADYRAQVLGKGPRIGVEAAARLGWDRWLGEHSVFIGMTGFGASAPAPELYKHFGITAEAVAEAGVALVGAARG from the coding sequence ATGTCCAAAGCACTCGAACTCGACGCGCGTAGCTGCGCCAACGCCATCCGCGCCCTCGCCATGGACGCGGTGGAAAAGGCCAAATCCGGCCATCCGGGCATGCCCATGGGCATGGCCGACGTCGCCACCGTGCTGTTCCAGCGCTTCATGAAGTTCGACGCCAGCCGCCCGGATTGGCCCGACCGCGACCGCTTCGTGCTCTCGGCCGGCCACGGCTCGATGCTGCTCTACGCCCTGCATTATCTGCTGGGCTATCCGGGCATGACCAAGGCCGATCTCGAAAACTTCCGCCAGTTCGGCGCGCCGACGGCGGGGCATCCGGAATATGGCCATGCGCCGGGCGTCGAGACGACCACGGGCCCGCTGGGCCAGGGCCTCGCCACGGCTGTCGGCATGGCGATCGCCGAACGTCTGACCGCCGCGCGCTTCGGCGACGATCTCGTCGACCACAATACTTACGTGATCGCGGGCGACGGCTGTCTGATGGAGGGCTTGAGCCATGAGGCGATCGACCTCGCGGGGCATTTGAAGCTCTCCCGCATGATCGTGTTCTGGGACGACAACTCGATCTCGATTGACGGCCCGACCGATCTCTCGACCTCGACGGACCAATGCGCCCGCTTCGCCGCCGCCGGCTGGCATACGCAGCGAGTCGACGGCCACGATATGGAGGCTGTGGCCAAGGCGATCGAGATCGCCAAGGCCGATCCGCGCCCCTCGATGATTGCCTGCCGCACAGTGATCGGCTATGGCGCGCCGGGCAAGCAGGGCAAGGAGTCGGTCCATGGCGCACCGCTGGGCGCGACGGAAGTCGCCGCCGCCCGCGAGACGCTGCTTTGGCCGCATACGCCTTTCGACGTGCCGGAGCCGATCCTCTCCGCCTGGCGCGCCGCCGGCCAACGTGGCGCGAGCGCGCGCGCCGCGTGGGAGAAGCGCCTCGCCGCCTCGCCGAAGGGACGCGCCCTCGAGACCTTCCTGAGCAATGACGTCGCGGCGGAAATCGCCGGCCCGCTCGCGGCCTTCCGCGCCACGCTCGCGGCCGAGAAACCCAAGGTCGCGACGCGCAAATCCTCGGAGATGACGCTCGGCGTCATCAATGAAGCCACGGCGGCGACGATCGGCGGCTCGGCCGACCTGACCCACTCCAACTTCACCCTCACCAAGGGCATGGGCTCGGTGCGGCCGGGCGATTTCTCGGGCCGCTACCTCCACTATGGCGTGCGCGAATTCGGCATGTCGGCGGCGATGAACGGCATCGCGCTGCATGGCGGCTTCGTGCCCTATGGCGGTACCTTCCTTGTCTTCTCGGATTATGCGCGCGGCGGCATCCGCCTCTCGGCGCTCATGGGCCTGCGCGTGATCTATGTGCTGACCCACGACTCGATCGGCCTCGGCGAGGACGGCCCGACCCATCAGCCGATCGAGCATCTGGCGTCGCTGCGCGCCATGCCCAATCTGCTGGTCTTCCGCCCAGCCGACGCCATCGAGACGGCGGAAAGCTGGGAACTGGCGATCGCGCAGAAGGCGACCCCTTCCGTGCTCAGCCTGTCGCGCCAGAACCTGCCGACGCTGGACCGCCCGGTGAGCGAGAATCTCTCGGCCAAGGGCGCCTATGTGCTGCGCGAGCCGGAGGGTGGCCGCGACGTGACAATCCTCGCCACGGGCTCGGAGGTCGAGATCGCGCTCGCCGGCGCCGACGCGCTCGCCGCCAAGGGAATAAAGGCGGCGGTTGTCTCTATGCCCTGCTGGGAGCTGTTCGAGGCGCAATCCGCCGACTATCGCGCGCAGGTGCTGGGCAAGGGCCCGCGCATCGGCGTCGAGGCGGCGGCGCGGCTCGGCTGGGACCGCTGGCTCGGCGAGCATAGCGTCTTCATCGGCATGACGGGCTTCGGGGCCAGCGCCCCGGCGCCGGAGCTTTACAAGCACTTCGGCATCACGGCCGAAGCCGTAGCTGAGGCGGGCGTCGCGCTGGTCGGGGCGGCCCGAGGCTGA
- the fba gene encoding class II fructose-bisphosphate aldolase (catalyzes the reversible aldol condensation of dihydroxyacetonephosphate and glyceraldehyde 3-phosphate in the Calvin cycle, glycolysis, and/or gluconeogenesis), whose translation MALVTLRQLLDHAAEHDYGVPAFNINNMEQGLAVLEAAAAVDAPVIIQASRGARNYANDIMLAKMIEALIAMYPDIPIVMHQDHGNSEATCASAIRFGFSSVMMDGSLKADGKTPADYQYDVDVTRRVVDLAHWVGASVEGELGVLGSLETGEGEKEDGHGAEGKLSHDQLLTDPAQAEDFVARTKVDALAIAMGTSHGAYKFTRKPDGAILAMKVVEEIHRRLPNTHLVMHGSSSVPQELQDAFNAAGGEMPQTWGVPVEEIQRGIKFGVRKINIDTDCRIAMTAAIRATLNKNKGEFDPRKYLKPAQDAMVKVCKQRYEEFGTAGQASKIKPVPMAEMAKRYASGALDPQFATKKAAE comes from the coding sequence ATGGCCCTCGTCACCCTGCGACAGCTTCTCGATCACGCCGCCGAGCACGACTATGGCGTGCCCGCCTTCAACATCAACAATATGGAGCAGGGCCTCGCGGTGCTGGAGGCGGCCGCCGCCGTCGATGCGCCGGTCATCATCCAGGCCTCGCGCGGCGCGCGCAATTACGCCAACGACATCATGCTCGCCAAGATGATCGAAGCGCTCATCGCCATGTATCCCGACATCCCGATCGTGATGCACCAGGACCACGGCAATAGCGAAGCCACCTGCGCCAGCGCCATCCGCTTCGGCTTCTCCTCGGTGATGATGGACGGCTCGCTGAAGGCCGACGGCAAGACGCCCGCCGATTATCAATACGATGTCGACGTCACCCGCCGCGTCGTCGATCTCGCCCATTGGGTCGGCGCCTCGGTCGAGGGCGAGCTCGGCGTGCTCGGCTCGCTCGAGACCGGCGAGGGCGAGAAGGAAGACGGCCATGGCGCCGAGGGCAAGCTCAGCCACGACCAGCTTCTCACCGACCCGGCGCAGGCCGAGGATTTCGTCGCCCGCACCAAGGTCGACGCGCTCGCCATCGCCATGGGCACCTCGCATGGCGCCTATAAATTCACGCGCAAGCCCGACGGCGCGATCCTCGCGATGAAGGTCGTCGAGGAAATCCACCGCCGCCTGCCCAACACCCATCTCGTGATGCACGGCTCCTCCTCCGTGCCGCAGGAGCTGCAGGACGCCTTCAACGCCGCCGGCGGCGAAATGCCCCAGACCTGGGGCGTGCCGGTCGAGGAGATCCAGCGCGGCATCAAATTCGGCGTGCGCAAGATCAACATCGACACCGACTGCCGCATCGCCATGACGGCGGCCATCCGCGCGACGCTGAACAAGAACAAGGGCGAGTTCGACCCGCGCAAATACTTAAAGCCCGCGCAGGACGCCATGGTGAAGGTCTGCAAGCAGCGCTACGAGGAATTCGGCACGGCCGGCCAGGCCAGCAAGATCAAGCCCGTGCCAATGGCGGAGATGGCCAAGCGCTACGCCAGCGGCGCGCTCGACCCGCAGTTTGCGACGAAGAAGGCGGCGGAGTAA
- the rnc gene encoding ribonuclease III: MARSKPDLSALEERIGHAFKDKALLRWALTHVSAATQRPDSYERLEFLGDRVLGLAVAHMIYESFPGDSEGELSRRLAALVRKETCAEVSESWGVGPHMRLGEGEAQTGGRKKRAILGDVCEAIIGAVFLDGGALAAEAVVRAAFGPKMHDVGRSLRDAKTALQEWAQARRLAPPRYRVVTRSGPDHAPSFELAVEIEGFDSAIGAGSSKRAAEQAAAAAFMAREGVQE, encoded by the coding sequence ATGGCGCGGAGCAAGCCCGATCTCTCGGCGCTGGAGGAGCGCATCGGGCACGCCTTCAAGGATAAGGCCCTGCTGCGCTGGGCGCTGACGCATGTCAGCGCCGCGACGCAGCGCCCCGATTCCTACGAGCGGCTGGAGTTCCTGGGCGACCGAGTCCTGGGCCTCGCCGTTGCGCATATGATCTATGAGAGCTTTCCGGGCGACAGCGAGGGCGAGCTATCCCGCCGGCTCGCCGCGCTGGTGCGCAAGGAAACTTGCGCGGAAGTCTCGGAAAGCTGGGGCGTCGGCCCTCATATGCGGCTCGGCGAGGGCGAGGCGCAGACGGGCGGACGTAAGAAGCGCGCAATCCTCGGCGACGTCTGCGAGGCGATTATCGGCGCGGTCTTTCTCGACGGCGGGGCGCTGGCCGCGGAAGCCGTGGTGCGCGCGGCGTTCGGCCCGAAAATGCACGATGTCGGACGCAGCCTGCGCGACGCCAAGACGGCGTTGCAGGAATGGGCCCAGGCCCGCCGGCTCGCGCCGCCGCGCTACCGGGTGGTGACGCGCAGCGGGCCCGACCACGCGCCCTCCTTCGAGCTGGCGGTGGAAATCGAAGGGTTCGACTCCGCAATCGGGGCGGGAAGCTCCAAGCGCGCCGCCGAGCAGGCGGCCGCGGCGGCCTTCATGGCGCGCGAGGGCGTGCAGGAGTAG